In the Pleuronectes platessa chromosome 8, fPlePla1.1, whole genome shotgun sequence genome, one interval contains:
- the LOC128446169 gene encoding BTB/POZ domain-containing protein KCTD16 translates to MALSENCKTQPAKEQGSVQNPPSDVIELNVGGQVYYTRHATLASFPNSLLGKLFSNKKGSSNDLARDLRGRYFIDRDGFLFRYVLDYLRDKQVVLPDHFPERGRLKREAEYFQLPDLVKLLCTEESKQIADELYNSDLDDSSQVSDQRFFPSYSLDRRYGYITVALKAVCAAGGRESNTDAKAKKLPRIFVSSRIGLAKEVFGDALNENRDADRPPDRYTCRFYLKFKHLERAFDMLSESGFHIVACNSSLTASPVGHYADDRVWSNYAHYIFYRGPSKWSSSHCDCCCKSHKSEREGESGTSVNDLSTSCSETQSEASSPQGTVICGPVRRRPNIQTLDRPMPKGPGHMLQHAEMRRKTDMLRVRTFGVRERDAAKRKANRDKMTPEQELDKCIQDFRRIRIPDRFPERKYMWQSELLRKYRL, encoded by the exons ATGGCACTGAGCGAAAACTGCAAAACGCAACCTGCAAAAGAGCAAGGCTCGGTGCAAAACCCTCCATCTGATGTAATTGAGCTGAATGTGGGTGGACAGGTGTACTACACTCGCCATGCCACACTGGCGAGCTTCCCAAATTCCTTACTTGGGAAGCTGTTCTCAAATAAGAAGGGGTCTTCTAATGACTTGGCCCGAGACCTCAGAGGACGCTATTTCATCGACAGAGATGGCTTTCTGTTCCGGTATGTGTTGGATTACCTTAGAGATAAGCAAGTTGTCCTGCCTGACCACTTCCCTGAGAGGGGAAGGTTGAAAAGAGAGGCGGAATACTTCCAGCTGCCGGATCTGGTCAAACTTTTGTGCACCGAGGAGTCAAAGCAGATCGCAGACGAGTTGTACAACAGTGATTTGGATGACTCGTCGCAGGTCAGCGACCAGAGGTTTTTCCCCTCTTACTCCCTGGACAGGAGGTATGGCTACATCACGGTGGCGTTGAAAGCCGTGTGCGCTGCGGGGGGCAGAGAGAGTAACACCGACGCCAAGGCCAAAAAGTTGCCGCGGATCTTCGTCAGCAGCCGGATCGGCTTGGCGAAGGAGGTGTTCGGAGACGCCCTGAACGAGAACCGGGACGCGGACCGACCACCGGACCGCTACACCTGCAGGTTTTACCTCAAGTTCAAGCACCTGGAGCGGGCGTTTGACATGCTGTCAGAGAGCGGCTTCCACATCGTGGCCTGCAACTCGTCCCTGACTGCGTCCCCCGTCGGTCATTACGCGGATGACAGGGTCTGGTCCAATTACGCACACTACATCTTCTACC GTGGGCCCTCAAAGTGGTCGTCCTCTCACTGCGACTGCTGCTGCAAGAGCCATAAAAGTGAGCGGGAAGGTGAAAGCGGCACTTCCGTCAACGACCTCTCAACTTCCTGTTCCGAGACCCAATCAGAGGCCAGCTCCCCTCAAGGGACCGTGATCTGCGGCCCTGTGAGACGGCGGCCCAACATCCAGACGCTGGACCGCCCCATGCCCAAGGGACCAGGTCACATGCTGCAGCACGCCGAGATGCGCCGCAAGACTGACATGCTCCGCGTGAGGACCTTCGGGGTGCGGGAGCGAGATGCCGCGAAGAGGAAAGCGAATAGGGACAAGATGACTCCAGAGCAGGAGCTGGATAAATGCATCCAGGACTTCCGGCGCATTAGGATTCCAGATCGCTTTCCGGAGAGGAAGTACATGTGGCAATCGGAGCTTCTGAGAAAGTATCGTCTCTAA